The Fusarium oxysporum f. sp. lycopersici 4287 chromosome 6, whole genome shotgun sequence DNA segment CGGAGAGACATAATTCCGTTCCCGCCCTCGCTAAACTCTTGTCGCGTGTGCCAAAGAATTAAATCATCATTGCAACAACACTCATTCTCATTCTACACTCTCTGCGATGCGCGGGAAATGGCCGACACGATGCCGATAACAAAGTCTCTACATAGACTGTGCGTCGAGAACCCGCGATTCCTCGTTCAACCTTTATTCTGGACTCCCAAGCACCTCCAAGTGCTTCGCTGCCATTTCCAGCACCTCGACTCAACCGtcctccctccctccctcccaccatcaccaccgcTCTCGCCCAGCAGCGACACCAAGCCAGATGACACAGAGCATTACATAAAACAGCTGCTCAACGGTCGATTCGCCTCTGCCAAGTTCGCCTGCTTTGCCTTGCTGATCCAACCTCATGGCGTGATTGACGGCAACGCTCGACCTCACTTCTTCTACAACAGGCTCGGAGTCCATACGCCAGAGTGCGAAACCTTCAAGATAGGCGACGCATACAATCTTCAGCAGCGGCCGATTGTCGGCCACTTTCTGTACGAGAAACTTGTCGAGCAGCGACGACGAGCCCTCAAGCCTAAGCGTCATCCCGTGGAGGGCGCCTCCAATGTTCCCGGCGAGAGAATCTACCAGCGCCGATTGCGCGACTTGACTCCTGCGTTGTGGTTTGAGGACCCATACTTGGTCTGCGTTCTGCTGTCCCTGGCTCAACTACAGTGGTGCTGTCGAAAGACGACGCCAGAAGCCTTCTTCGTACGCCAAACCACATTCCCTTGTTCGTTGCCCCACTGACAGTCAATTCCATAGGTCCGATTGCTAGTAACAAACGCCTCCGACCAAATGAACGCACACGTCTTCCGCGCCGATATCCCCTCCAAACTCCTCCACGCGCTCGACAACCCGCTCGACGATATGGACGGCCTTGTCTGGCCAGCGATACAGCACGTCCAGGTCCCATTCGAACCACACGGGAGCTTCTCGGAACGGGTGGCGGGACAATTACTCGCTGGTCTCAAGACACGCGCTCTCGAAGAGTCGCCGCGTGGAGAGAAGCGCAAGcgtgatgagatggatgtCGCGGGGGAAGGGAAGAGCGTCAAGAGCTGGGATGCGACTGTTCAGCCTGCTGCGGTGCCTGGCTGATGGTTCTGTCGCGTCCAGCGCAATTGATATTAAGGTGGAAGAGCTGGCGTTGGTGATCCTGTCGCGGTCCAACAAGTCCCCAACATGAATATAACCGCCGATGTAGCGTACGAAGCATGACACAGCCCCACCGACACGGAATCGGGGCTTTTCGTACGCCCTAGAGCGACAAACATAATATGTGCATAGTAGCAGTAAGTTCAGCGGTGCAGAGATCGCAGACGTGCCTTGACTGACCGAGCAGCAGACATATGCAATGCATTCTTCCACATCACCGCTCAACCCGCATAACTATTTGTAGTCATTGACGACAGAGTTTCCGCCATCTCATGCCATGCGCGTGGATGTAGGCCGTCGATAGCGACTGGGAATGGAGGGTGGATATTTAGAGCTGATTGTCCAAGAGGGATTAAATATTTGCATGCATAACATGCTGTCACCAAATTGACAGGAGATAATTAAAATCCACTGAAGTATATAACGATTAGCCCTGTTCGGGTAAAAGCGGCAGCTCAAAAAAGTAGATCGAACAGTTTAGTTTGATGAGTCCGACTATATTGGTTATGGGCCAGGATCAAGCCGCCTATTGATGACACTTGTGTGTGGTTTCTTGAAGTGCCCGAATATGTCCAGTGGCTTGAGAGTCAGTCATCATCCCTCCTCTGGATATCCGGCGACCACTCTTCCTGACCCGCAGCCAATTACATGAACAGATCCTGAAGGTTCAGTTAGAATCGTCGATACACCAGGCCGGAAATCCGGTGGGACCCACAAAACTCTACGTCCGTCAGGTCCACCCGCTGTAATCCATGTGTTGTCGTGGTTGATCCCGAAGCCTAATCTGATATCCacttctccttgacctcTGGGCTACCCAGCTTTAGTTCGCGCTCGCTCGAATACGACGTACTACTGTACAGAAAACCAAGACTGAAACGGCCTGCACTCGTGACAAAAACCGAATCATTCTCAAGAAAATAAAAGACGTTGGCAATTCGGCTCGCATCAAAGCTCTTAACGTTGATGCCCGTCGCCACGTTCCATATCTTGACGGTCTTATCATATGATCCCGACGCGATGAGTGTGCCATCCTTCGAAAAAACCACAGAGCTGACCGACTGCATATGACCCTCAAGAGTCCGTTCCTCTTCACCCGTTGCCACATTCCATATCTTGGCAGTCTTATCAGGTGAAGCGGATGCGATGAGCTTTCCGTCCTTCGAAAAGACCATAGACCTGACCCAACTCGTATGACCCTCAAGTGTTTGTAAAACTGCATTCCAGTTGGAGTCCACGTTTGAGAGTAAGGAGATCCACCTGGGAAGATAACGTTGGAATGTCTGTCGCATAATGCTCTGCTTTGGCGCAAACACAAGTGCTGACGCGTAGAGCTGAAGGGGTGCAGTGTCGATTATCCAACAACAGTTGAGCACGAACCGTTTCGCATCACGCAAAAAGGTAACAACTTGGGCACCTTTTTCAGGCTAAAAAAACGTCTCTCAGCAGATCCCTAGAACGCATAAGGCGAATGTCTTACATCGACTATGCTCTGCAACTCGTCTATGAATCCGATGCACTCTGATATCCTTCCAATCAGGCTCAACGCTTCTAGCCAATGGAGAAAGTGGAGCTCAAGGAATTCGTGTGCTTGGTCTCCATCTCGAACCCTCTCTTGGCTGTCCTTGAAATGATAGACCCAATAAAGGCAGGCGTACTGAGCCTCCGGAGGCAGGCAACTGTTAATAACCTTCTTGTCGATGTCCGACCGTGCAACTCCGGGCGTGCGCCGGCCGCATATATCTCTTTTGAGACAACCATTATCCATGAGCAGCTGAAGGCACCTAATTGCCAACTTCTG contains these protein-coding regions:
- a CDS encoding hypothetical protein (At least one base has a quality score < 10): MEAALIDCLSTAACLARILDINEKRIRHMVGLLPSVLHIPSEKNAPIKPLHLSFRDFLINRDKHKTDQSWVVEKETQKLAIRCLQLLMDNGCLKRDICGRRTPGVARSDIDKKVINSCLPPEAQYACLYWVYHFKDSQERVRDGDQAHEFLELHFLHWLEALSLIGRISECIGFIDELQSIVDPEKGAQVVTFLRDAKRFVLNCCWIIDTAPLQLYASALVFAPKQSIMRQTFQRYLPRWISLLSNVDSNWNAVLQTLEGHTSWVRSMVFSKDGKLIASASPDKTAKIWNVATGEEERTLEGHMQSVSSVVFSKDGTLIASGSYDKTVKIWNVATGINVKSFDASRIANVFYFLENDSVFVTSAGRFSLGFLYSSTSYSSERELKLGSPEVKEKWISD